The genomic segment TCCGGCACATGTCGAGGACGCGGTCGATACCGAGGATGATGCCGATGCCCTCGCCGGGGACGCCAACGGAGTTGAGCACGACGACGATCATGGGCAGGCTGCCGCCGGGGATGCCGGCCGTGCCGATGCCGGCGAGGATGGCCATGAGGATGACGACGAGCTGCTGCTGAAACTCGAGGTGGACGCCGAAGACCTGGGCGATGAAGAGGATCGTGACGCCTTCGTAGAGGGCGGTGCCGTTCTGGTTGGCGGTGGAGCCGACGGTGAGGACAAAGCTGGTGATGTCGCGGCGAACGCCGAGGTTTTTCTCGGTGACGCGCAGGGCGGTGGGGAGGGTGGCGCTGCTGCTGCTGGTGGCGAAGGCGGTGAGCATGACCTCGCTGATTCGCGCGAAGAACGTGAAGGGATTGGTGCGTGTCACCGCGAGGATGAGGAGCGAATAGACGACGAGCATCTGAAAACCCAGCCCGCTCATGACCGCGATGACAAACCAGCCGAGCGTGTGAAGAATCTCCAGTCCGAGCATGGCGGTGAGCGCGAAGACCAGCCCGGCGACGCCGAGGGGCGCGAGGCGCATGGCCAGGTTGATGATCTGCATGACGGCTTCGTAAACGGCCTCGAGCAGGGAGACGAGCGGAGCGGTTTTTTCCGGGGCGAGCGTGATGGCGACGCCGACGATGAGCGAGAAGAACATGACGGCGAGCATGCCGCCGCCGGGGCTGGAGCCGTCCATCGCGCCGGCCATTTCCTGGATCGGGTTCTTGGGGATGATGTCGAGCAGGGCGTCGCGCGGGGTCTTGGCGGCCTGGGCATTGGCGAGTGTCTTGCTTGTGTCACTCGTGTAGCGCTCCAGCAGCGCGGCGCGTTTTTCCGGTGACAGGCCCGCGCCGGGTTTGAGCGACGTGACCAGGCCCAGCCCGACGGCCACCGAGATGCCCGACAGCACGATCGTGAAGAGGAGCGACTTGAATCCGACGCGGCCGAGCTTGCGCAAATCGCCCATGCCCGCGACGCCCAGTACGAGGGCGCAAAAGACGAGCGGCACAGCGATCATGTAGATGAGGCGCAGGAAGATCTGCCCGGCGGGTTCGGCGATCCAATGAACGAACCACGCGACCCGGACGTTCGGCCCGCCGTCGGCGGCGCGCGGCGCCCATTCGTTGACTGCCAGGCCTGCCGCTCCGGCGACGACCATTGACAAGAGAATCCAATGGTGCAGCTTCAGGCGCATGGGCGTGCCTCAAATACGACACCTTCGGGGGCGTGCCACGAGCGGCCGGTCATCGTTTGTCCATCGGCGGGACGGGGCGAAGCGCCGGACCGGTGTATTCGCTCAACGGGCGGATGATGCGATTGTTCGCATACTGTTCCATGATGTGGGCGCACCAGCCAGTGACGCGGCTGCACACGAAGATCGGCGTGTAGAGCGGAATCGGCACGCCCATCTGGTAATAGGCATGGGCCGCGGGGTAATCGAGATTCGGATGGATGTTCTTTTCCTTGAGCATCAGGGCCTGGAGCGCGTCGGCGATGTCGATCCAGTGGCCCTGGCCGGTCTCCTTCGTCAGTTGCAAGGACCAGCCGCGCAGGATGCCGGCGCGATGGTCGCCGTTCTTATAGACACGATGCCCGAATCCCATGATGAGGCGCTTGTTGTCGGGGTGGGCCTTGTTGTGGGCGTTCAGATCGTCGAACCACTTCTGGACATTCTCCTTTTTTCCGATCTCCAGGAACTGGTTCATGGCGGCTTCGTTCGCGCCGCCGTGGAGCGGGCCTTTCAGCGCGCCGATCGCGCCGCTGACAGCCGAGTGCAGGTCGGATAAGGTCGAAGCGATGACGCGGGCGGTGAAGGTCGAAGCATTGAACTCGTG from the Planctomycetia bacterium genome contains:
- a CDS encoding dicarboxylate/amino acid:cation symporter, which translates into the protein MRLKLHHWILLSMVVAGAAGLAVNEWAPRAADGGPNVRVAWFVHWIAEPAGQIFLRLIYMIAVPLVFCALVLGVAGMGDLRKLGRVGFKSLLFTIVLSGISVAVGLGLVTSLKPGAGLSPEKRAALLERYTSDTSKTLANAQAAKTPRDALLDIIPKNPIQEMAGAMDGSSPGGGMLAVMFFSLIVGVAITLAPEKTAPLVSLLEAVYEAVMQIINLAMRLAPLGVAGLVFALTAMLGLEILHTLGWFVIAVMSGLGFQMLVVYSLLILAVTRTNPFTFFARISEVMLTAFATSSSSATLPTALRVTEKNLGVRRDITSFVLTVGSTANQNGTALYEGVTILFIAQVFGVHLEFQQQLVVILMAILAGIGTAGIPGGSLPMIVVVLNSVGVPGEGIGIILGIDRVLDMCRTVVNVTGDIAIAKCVDSTEPAANAMPPPA
- a CDS encoding citrate synthase (catalyzes the formation of citrate from acetyl-CoA and oxaloacetate), which gives rise to MADSTSKGGLEGVHAGATSVCEITQTSLRYRGYDIADLAEHTCFDEVAHLLLHGELPNKSQLAAFRQRVQAAMTLPEPAARALAEMPKTIPPMDMLRTVVSIIGHFDPDAQDLSRDACLRKSERLLGQIAAAVGAWSQKTQGVPAIKPDPSASHGANILAMILGKRPSDLAGRVFDGTLILYAEHEFNASTFTARVIASTLSDLHSAVSGAIGALKGPLHGGANEAAMNQFLEIGKKENVQKWFDDLNAHNKAHPDNKRLIMGFGHRVYKNGDHRAGILRGWSLQLTKETGQGHWIDIADALQALMLKEKNIHPNLDYPAAHAYYQMGVPIPLYTPIFVCSRVTGWCAHIMEQYANNRIIRPLSEYTGPALRPVPPMDKR